Sequence from the Vicia villosa cultivar HV-30 ecotype Madison, WI unplaced genomic scaffold, Vvil1.0 ctg.000714F_1_1_1, whole genome shotgun sequence genome:
CTTCTGCCGGATTTTCTCCTTATTGCTCAAAAAATGCATATTCAAaatcgtgccttcgacacttgactactcgaggctccgatatgcatcaatacctttaaaacgaaaaaaaattatcaaacgaTACATAAAACGAATAAAAACTCAAGTATatgaatatttacacaaaagttgagattttattataaaaacggaaataatataattgataagtgccacaaatatatagtcaaaataacgatattttggcacttatcaaactctccccaacttgaaacgtttgtcctcaaacaatgtcaaacaactcaaagaatcaaaagtaataaaccaaagaatcgtgaatcaacaagtttcgaaaacaaaaacaaatgtatggttcaacacaaaaacgtataaacaaagtaatacttaccactatccttaACGATAACATGTAAACGAAATGAATTCTAAGTACAACAAGAAGAGACGATGGGAGCGAAGCGCTCTCGAGGGCGGCCGAAACTGACGGTGCCAACAGTGGCGACAAACTCTACGCCGGCGGCGAGTCAATCGGAGGCGACATCAGAGAAGCATGTAGATGATGAGAAATTGAACATAAGTCAAGACGGAAAAGCAACTCAAGGAGTAAATGTTGAAACCCTAACGAAGACCAAAGAGGAACCTGAACAGAGACGATTATGGGTTGATGTTATCAATGATAATCGGAATCCTGCAAAAGGGAGAACTATAGAGTATATTGCACCGATGGTGACTGATGGTAAAATTGAAGTTGAGATCAATGATGACGATGTAATATCGGAACTCCAATTATGGGAAAATGCTTTGATCCTGTATGTGCTCGGGGCTGATCTGAGTATGCACGCTATCAAGAATTTTATGCAAAAGGTATGGAACTTTGTTCAATTACCAGATTTATACTATCATGATGAGGGATATTTCATACTACGATTCAAGGATTCTGAGGATATGGACTCGGTTTTGATGAAGGGACCGTATTCCATTCGAGGTATGCATGTGCGGATCAAAGAATGGAACCCTGAATTCAATCTTAAGAAGGATTTGATGCGAACTATCCCTATCTGGATTAAGCTTCCAATGCTCCCTCTGCAACTTTGGGGAGCCTCAAGCCTTAATAAGATAGGGAGTGCCTTAGGAACCCCCTTGGTGACGGATGAATGTACGAATCATAAATTGACAGTATCCTATTCCCGAATTTTGGTTGAGGTGGACATTACCAAGAAATTGCCCAATGAGATAACTATCAAGGATAGCAGAGGTCAGAAAAAGAAACAAGTGGTGGAGTATGAATGGCGACCTAAATATTGTGACATGTGCCAGCAAGTAGGACACCAGTGTGCTGAAAAACCAAGAGTTAAACAATGGAAGCCAAAAATGCCTGAGGAGAAGAAATCTGAACCAATCATTGAGTTAATGCATACTCCAAAGGAACCAAGTATTGAGGTCATGACTACCCCAAAAGACAGTCATAAGGAGAGTGCTGAAGCAGTTGAGGAGAAGGAATGGACAAAAGTTCAGAAAGCTGCGAGAGATAAAGGTAAGGGTCACTTGTTCCCTGAAACATCACAGCAATTGAATTGTTTAAATGGTTTTGATGCACTGGGGGCTTTGATTGACCACCATGTGGCCGTTGATAGAGGTCCATGTTAGTCTCATGGAACATAAGGGGGCTTAATAAAGCTGGAAAAATAAGGGAGATTAGCTCCCATATCCTTAATTTCCAGGCTGAGATTATAATACTTCTTGAGACTAGAGTGAAAAAGAGTAATGCTAAGACAATAAGAGAGAAACTGCACTGGAAGGGTAGCTTTATTGATAACTATGATCATCATGCTAATGGTAGAATAAGGCTATATTGGGATAATAATAAAGTTGACATTCAACATGTAAGTAGCTCTGAACAATATATTCATTGTGGTGTTTATGATATGATGGGGGGATTCAAATTTTGGTTGACTGCCATTTATGCTTTGAATCAGTTGGAACATAGGAAAAGATTATGGAGGAAGAAGATTAACTTGCAGAAACAGTTCAAGGGGTCTTGGTGTGCAGTGGGAGACTATAATAATGTTGCTAATGCAAATGGTAGGATTGGTGGTAAAATGGTGGTAGAAGCTGAATATATGGATTATAATGATATGCTTCGAATCACAGGGCTATGTGAAATGGATAGTAAGGGTGATTTTTTCACATGGTCTAATAAGCAATGTGCTAATCCAATATATTCAAGAATTGACAGGATTATTGCTAATGTGGAGTGGTTGCAAGACAATGGTAATCTCCAACTGAATGTGCTATCTCCTCACATTTCTGATCACTCTCTATTGTATTTGAGTGATCCCATAAGGCCTAGACAAAGAAAGAGGCCTTTTAGATTTTGCAATAGCTGGACTAGTATTGAGGGTTTTCAGGAAGCTGTTAAGGTTAGCTGGACCAAACCTATGACTGGTAGACCTATGGAGGTTCTATGGAAGAAATTAGCTAGGCTCCAACCTGTTCTCAGAACCTTGAATAAGCCTATGACTGACATGCATATGAAGATTGCTGAAGCCAGGAATAAGCTTGAGCTGGCTTATAATGACCTCAGGAATCACCAAATGGAAGCTCACATAATGGAGAGGATTAAAATTTGCACTGAAGATTTGATTAAATGGAATGACATGGAGGCAACTAGTCTGATGCAAAGAACCAAGATAAACTGGATAAAGATGGGGGATGAGAATAACACCTACTTCCAAGCTTATCTGAAGGCTCGTGATAATACTAAAAGTATTCAATACCTTCAAAAAGAGGATGGGAGTACTGTGACTTCCCAATAGGACATTGAAGCTGAATTTTTGAAGCTCTATGGCAGCCTGAGGGCAAGGCTAATCTGACTATTCACCACATAGATATTGATGCTATGAGAAGAGGCAAGCGACTGGGCATGGAGCAGAAAGAGTACTTGACTAGCATGGTTACCACTGAAGAGATTCAAGAGGCTCTAAATGGTATAGGTGATCTGAAGTCACCAGGGGTGGATGGTTATGGGGCAAGGTTCTTCAAAGCCTGCTGGCATACTGTTAAAGAAGATGTCATCACAGCCATTCAGGAGTTCTTCACTTATGGTAGGATTCTGAAGAACTTCACTAGAACTAGTGTGACCCTCATTCCAAAAATCAAGGATGCAAAACAGGCTAAAGATTATAGACCCATAGCAGGGTGCTCCACTGTGTATAAAATGATATCCAAGATCCTGACTAAAAGATTGGGTAAAGTTCTGCCTAGTATTATCAGTCTAAATCAAGCAGCCTTTATTCGAGGTCAAATGGTACATAATCACATCATGCTGGCATTTGAGTTGATCAAAGGGTACACAAGAAAAGGAGGGCCACCCAATTGTATGATTCAGCAAGACCTACAAAAAGCCTACGATATGGTAGACTGGTTTGCTTTGGATTCTGTTCTGCAAGAGCTAGGGATGCCTCAGATGTTTACACATTGGATTAAAACTGTTGTTCAAAATGTGTCCTATGAATTTAATATGAATGGTCATAACACTGATACTTTGCAGGCTAGAAGAGGGTTGAGGCAAGGAGATCCAATCTCTCCTCTACTCTTTGTTTTAATGATGGAATATTTTGATAGGCTCTTGAAGAAAATGCTAGCTACCTCTGATTTCAAGTTTCACTCAAAGTGTGAGAAAGTTGGGCTAACCAATCTCACTTTTGCTTATGACATCTTGCTTTTTTGTAGAGGTGACTCCAACTCTGTTCAAAGGATTCTCAAGGCTGTACAGGATTTCTCTGATTCCACAGGGTTGGTACTGAGCCCTAGTAAGTGTCAAGTATTCTGTGGAGGCATGAATGAAGAGGCTAAAGATAACATTATGCAATTAATAGGGTTTCCTGAAGGCCAGCTCCCCATGAAATATCTTGGAGTGCCTATTACTAGTAAAAGGCTAAGTATCAATCACTATTTACCATTGATTGAAAAGATCATGAATAGAGTTACTCACTGGACTGCAAAGTTACTTAGTTACTCTAGTAGACTATTGCTTGTTAGAAGTGTTCTTATGGCCATCACCCAATATTGGATGCATTGCCTTCCTTTGCCTCAGTTTGTGATTAACAAAATTGAATCTATGTGCAGAACCTTTGTTTGGACAGGTAATATTGCTGCAAGTAGGAAGAGTCCAATCGCATGGAAAACTGTATGCAAGCCTAAAGCACAAGGTGGGCTAGGTGTGATTAACCTTACTTTGTGGAACAAAGTTACTATGCTTAAATGTCTGTGGAACATATGCAGGAAATCTGACAATATGTGGGTCAAATGGGTCCATATGTACTACTTGAAAGGACAAGATGTGATGGAAACAAGGGTTGCTCAGAGTAGCTCTTGGGCGATGAAAAGGATTTTGGAGTTAAAGGGAGAAACTCGGCATCATCAGCAGACCTGGACTAAGCTGTTACACCAATAAAAATTTAGAATGCATTTGTTGTATGATGACATGATTAAAGAGGCCCCTGTGGTGGATTGGAGATGGCTGTTTTAGAGGAATGCTGCTAGGCCTCGGGCTCGTTTCATAACTTGGCTTCTGTGTCATGGTAAGCTAGCAACAAAAGATAGACTCCATCGTTTTAATATGATCACGGATACTGTGTGTAGCATTTGCCAGGAAACTGAGGAGAGTATTCCCCATCTGTATTTTGATTGTAAGGAAAATGCTGCAGTTTGGATTCAGGTTCTGAAATGGCTTGGTAGATCACATCAACCTCTCCCTTGGGCTGATGAACTGAGTTGGCTGATTCGGGAGGTTACCAAGAAAGGTTGGAAAGCCTGCTTACTGAAGTTAGCTTTTACCGAGACTGTTTATGGCATTTGGAGTAGACGAAGTTCCATTGTTTTCAAACATACGACAAATAGAGAAATTATACAAAGTGTCTTAGATAATATTGTATATAGGGGCTGGCAGTATAAGAAAACTAGGAAACATATAGCTATTTTGATGTTATAGGTACTTTTGATGGGTTGGATCTATGGATCACCCTTTGTATTAACTGTTTTTTGAGAGTAATATATATCttatttgcttaaaaaaaaaacaatcatactaaacattctaaaataatacaagctcacatcatgaatcacacctagcaaattTCATCAAGGGATGGAAAACACACAAAAATGAGGGACTTAGACACTCATCTAACAATCTTGCAAataaaagactaaattatgcacTCATCCAAAAATCATATTGACAATACAAAAGGAAGAATTACAAGGGCTTGTTAAGGTTGTAATGtgacaagggataagtcctaaagtTAATCGAAAAAAAaagcctaaacctaagggagtgatcaatccacaaagtttcaagcaacaaaatctcgatcaaacttcttctttatcATAAGTTGTCAAACCAATCATACTACTTATTTGCACAATTATTCcatacttctttttatttttcttgttcaaagctttttcaattttttttctttctttttcacttttttttctttttctattcttttcaacctcatagcaacaaccaaataagcatgcaacatttctctccccaacttgaattcaaccaacatcaaagtgtgaatactccctactttctaaggcaaggtaaaaattcaaactaaaaatcatggttgagggttcaagaaaacaaatatCTAAGTCCATGCAAAAAGGAGAACTAaatactcatagacaagcatcaagttcaaaagcaacatgaagattgacaaaaagctcaaaggtGTTAGCAAATAATCACAcattcacaaggtgaattgactactTGGCTAAGGTGGttatgctcaaaatgaaacaaaataccttgatccttttcatgattCCATACGATTAACATAagtaaaagattaagcataataaaattcaGTTAAAACAAatattgtggcctccagcatttATGAACAATAGAAAGCTTCCCCATATTTAGGGGtaagaactaaagtgattcaatcaacaagcaagtaatgcaaaagaatgaatgatatggtaattgtacaaatgaaaagttttctaaatatattatgctatagaaagcgataaatgagcaccttgaatgatacaacttcaaaaacaatatctttACCATACATCCCGAAGTTGATACACTCAATCTtaaaaaatcacctcaaaaattcCTCAAGCTAACGGAACAAAATTGacgacaaacaacaacaaaagaattagaaaatatAATACTAGTTACTATTACTAAATAGCCTTGCTGAAAGTGGGAAAAAAGGCGGCCAAATGGTTACAAGTGGCACAAAATAAAGAGACTGAGTTTTTCTGCGCGCGCTAAGCGGTACTAGAAAAATCATAACTGAATCTAATCTTCCAGCCACTCTTCACTTCACCTAAACACTCATAACCAAAAAAATAACCAAAACTTACAATCGTTGAGGTGTCTCATAACAAGTGTTTGTTTTATATCGTTAACTCAACGCCTTTATTGGTTTCGTGCTCGCAAAGTAGCTTCCTCTCTTAATGTCATGGTGAGATAGCAAACCTAAAGAAAGAGTCCAAACCAGGGGCGGTTCTATAGCCCAGCaagcccgggcacgcgcccgggctcaacccctattttctttgtattcccCCAAATTTAATAGCCGATTTTTAAAGAAAactaggggcaaaattagtaaaaataagggtgtaaaaattaaaacagatgaatacccAATGGTCTAGACAGGCCCaatctaaataattatttattacttaaaacaaattaaaaaataacaaaacagtACCGAAAACAAATTCTGAACCGCCCTGTTCCTATTCCTCTCTCTCCAGTACGTTAGTTCCTATTCATCTCTCTCCAAATACGTCACTTTCCAGCACTGGCAGCACACTAGCAGAGGTAAGTAACATGCTTCTTAAATTTGTCTTCTTATATCTTATTAGTTTTATAGTAAATTAGTAATACAATATTATATAGTTATAGTCTTATATTGAAAAATATACCCTTATAATTTGTGTAAATGGTAAACCTAAAACCCAACCTTGTTCAATAGAAATttgaaaaccaattttttttctaatagttCACTTGTTTTATCCTGCAGTTTTTCTAATAGTTCAATTTCTTGTTTTATCCTTTTGTAAACCCAACCTTTCTTGTTTTACCCTTTTTTTCTAGTTTAATATAGGTCAATTTTACATAGTTTAATATAGGTCAATTTTACATAGTTTAATTTAGAATGAATGATAGTTTAATTTTTCTTCTAATATTTATATTGTAGTTTATATTTTAACAGAAATTCTACTCTCTTTTTTGGGGTTCTAATATAGTATCAAAGATTTTGGTTAATTTAATAGGtcattcataataataaaattctcttttaattttgttgttatcaattatttattttatttaattatttggtctCGTCAATTTGTGTGTTATAAATTGTTTACTTAAAAATTCGTTTCACTGAATCATTAAATTTCAGAGATGAGGAGGTTTTTGGTTCCTAGAACAAGGATTGAGAAAGTGAATGTTAAGCAACCGGAAGTCGAAGTAGAAGAAACACCACCTAATGTAGCCAATGAGTTTaatccaaatgagattgtgcgtgaTCCAGGATGTAGGAAACAAATTCATGAGTATGCTCCGGATATTCAAGACCAAGTGAGGAGGGCATATATATTGAAGGGTCCAACGCAGCCAGATTTAGCAAGATTTCCTCGTACTCAATTTGGGAAGTATTCAAGAGCATTTTGTAAAGCATGGTATAAAAATTATACATGGATTGAATACAGTGAGTCGAAGGATGCAACTTATTGTTTCTATTGCTTTCTCTTTAAGTCGCCCGGGAGGGCCGAACACTTTGGTTATGAAGTCTTCAACAAAGACGGATTTAAGGATTGGAAGCATGCATCTAAAGGCTTTAAAGATCATATTGGTAGTCATGATAGTAAGCACAACTCATGTGTGAAGCACTATgatgattataataatcaaagacaAAGTGTGACAAGTATCTTTGCTAGAGCAACTAAGGAATCAGAAGAATTGTATAAGATCCGTTTAACTTGTTCTTTAGATTGTACTAGATATCTCTTAGCACAAGGCATTGCTTTTCGTGGCCATGATGAAAGCTCTACTTCTCTAAACAAGGGAAATTTTAGAGAGATGGTGGATTGGGTAAAATCTAATGATGAAAAAGTAAGAGATGCTTTTGATCGTGGTCCAAAAAATTGCACTATGACTTCCGGTGACATTCAAAAGGAGCTTGCAACGTGTTGTGCACATGAAGTTACGAAGGTTATTATGGAAGAGCTTGGTGATAGACAATTCTCTGTGCTTATTGATGAGTCACGTGATATATCTGTCAAAGAACAAATGGCGGTGATGTTGAGGTTAGTACAATGAGTTTGTTATTGAAAATACTACAATTATTaacttaaacttgtaaatttcattcaaacatactcgaatacatttgaatttttacttatttttctaGGTTCTTGAACGACAAAGGGAAAGTTGTGGAACGATTTATTGCTCTACATCATGTCAAATATACTACATCTGAGGCACTAAAGGATGCTCTTTATGGTATTCTCGATCGTCATACATTATCTATTTCAAGGATACGAGGGCAAGGATATGATGGGGCTTCAAATATGAGAGGTGAGTTTAATGGTTTACAAAGAAAGATTCTAGATGAAAACCCTTATGCTTTCTATGTCCATTGTTATGCTCACCGTTTGCAATTGGTGGTTGTATATGTTGCTAGTAGTTGCTCATCTATTCATGATTTCTTTGAGTACATCTCCTTGATTGTAACCACAACAAGTGCATCTTGCAAGAGAAAGGATGCTTTGAAGGAGGCACAACACCAAGATATTTTGAATAAACTTGAGAGTGGTGAGATATCTCAAGGAAAGGGCTTGCACCAATCATCTAGTCTCGCTAGACCCGGAGATACTAGATGGGGTTCACATTATACTACCTTGATTCGTTTGGATCAGATGTGGTCCTCCGTGTTAGAggtgcttagtattgttgatgaagatggacgtggaccatctcaagcggcgggtttgatagaaaaaatggagagctttaaatttgctttcattttgaagcttatataaagttgtttggtatcactaatgaactttcaaaaatcttgcaaacaaaagatcttAATATTGTGCTTGCTATGGAATTAGTTGATGATGTTAAAGCTCGATTGGCTATATTGAGAGAGAGTGGTTGGAATGATTTATTTAGTGATGTCCAAGAATTTTGTTTTACTCAAAGTATTCCGGTGCCAAATATGGATGAAGAAATACCGGTCCGCGGACGTTCAAGAAGAGAAGGGAGGACTGTCACTAATCTTCACCATTACCGCGCAGAGATTTTTTATGTTGCTATTGATAAAATATGTGTGGAGATGGATCACCGGTTTTGTGAATGAAGTAACGTTGTGCTGGATTGCTTCTCATGTCTTGACCCCAAGAACTCtttttccaagtttgatgttgataagcTTTCTCGTCTTGCTAATATTTATCATGCAGACTTTTCTGATGATGACCGTGGAACAATAAGGGAGCAACTTGAGACTTATGTACATCAAGTGAAAAGGCATGCTTCTTTTACTTcttgtgaagatgttcaaagtttggatatgaagatggttcaaactgagaaacaTTTGGTATTTCCATTGGTTTACAAGCTCATTGAGTTGGCTTTGATATTGCCGGTGTCGACAGCATCTgttgaaagagctttttcagcaatgaagattatcaagtctaatttgcgcaacaagatcaacgatgtgtggttcaatgacttgatgatatgttacacGGAGCGagagatattcaagtcacttaaagatgttgatattattcgaacattcaccgcaaagaagtctcggagagggcatttacctgttaattttatttagcacACTATTCGCAAGTGAGGTTTCATCTCTCTTATGTAGCACACTTTATGACTATTTTTATATTGTCAAATGTAACTTTCAGTtaaattttttgcccaggctatataaaattcctggctccgccactggtcCAAACCAAAACATTCAACAAACTTtatgggtacaaatatatacaacactaGCACGAACataaaataaaacacaaatatacaactATGAACAAATACAACTATTAATATACAGAAGGAAAAATTGGTGAATATTGAGTTCACAAGTTGagaagtgaagatttgaaataaAGCACTAGTCCAATTTCAACTTGTTTAGCCAACAGTCACTAACAAAGTATatttatatgtaacatatacaagtaaacatgtacaagtgaaaatatacaagtgaatataaacaatatatacgatatatacaaagctcaaaactaaggaaactattgcgatgcaactCCAACGTAAACTCATTCCCcagcaacgacgccattttgttgaagttgtttagcggcaagcaacaaaagatttggaaatattattccgagaattatcgtgtccacagaggaTTGTTGGTTAGAATGTCGTTCAACGGTTTAAATGTTTTTGAGCTCGAGTTTGAATGATATAAAGTAAAAGGATATAAACatgaaaataaatacattcttaggAAAGAAATGACTTAGCAGGGATGCAAATATACCcactcgtcacaaacttaaacttatcgacaagttatactcaacctacaataatcattaatgtcATCACGTATCAACCACAATACCCACTATATCATCTCGGAGGCGATCTCTCAGCACAACCTCAACAACACGTGAGACAACAATGTTACTCGCGTCAACGATCTCTTAGCACAACGCAACCAACACAGAGATATTAAGCACAAATACCCAAGTGAATGtaagctctaaatctatctctaaagtCTAGAAACTAACTATTCATCCTAAATAAGGATTCAAGCAGTATATGTCTATAGCAACCCAAAATCCAAGCATAGAACAAAAATCTAAGATAACAAtcgacaaagatttgtaaagaaaattaaatataacgtcatgggcgacaaatatacatgagttcaaagtaaatacataaccAAAACCCAACTAATagagaatacacaaagaagaagagaaatgaactaaaaatctcccggtttgtcagctacGATCGATGATCAAGccacctccaatcatccaaaagcaagctccatagttgttttctaagctaatctaccgtAAAAATAGACTTGATGGAGTTAgacacaaaaaccctaaaaaccatCAACTAAGAGATGTctcaaatgaaaaagaaataggCAAAATTTACGCaggcgcgctaagcgggctcattGGGCTTA
This genomic interval carries:
- the LOC131630653 gene encoding uncharacterized protein LOC131630653; its protein translation is MGAKRSRGRPKLTVPTVATNSTPAASQSEATSEKHVDDEKLNISQDGKATQGVNVETLTKTKEEPEQRRLWVDVINDNRNPAKGRTIEYIAPMVTDGKIEVEINDDDVISELQLWENALILYVLGADLSMHAIKNFMQKVWNFVQLPDLYYHDEGYFILRFKDSEDMDSVLMKGPYSIRGMHVRIKEWNPEFNLKKDLMRTIPIWIKLPMLPLQLWGASSLNKIGSALGTPLVTDECTNHKLTVSYSRILVEVDITKKLPNEITIKDSRGQKKKQVVEYEWRPKYCDMCQQVGHQCAEKPRVKQWKPKMPEEKKSEPIIELMHTPKEPSIEVMTTPKDSHKESAEAVEEKEWTKVQKAARDKGKGHLFPETSQQLNCLNGFDALGALIDHHVAAEIIILLETRVKKSNAKTIREKLHWKGSFIDNYDHHANGRIRLYWDNNKVDIQHVSSSEQYIHCGVYDMMGGFKFWLTAIYALNQLEHRKRLWRKKINLQKQFKGSWCAVGDYNNVANANGRIGGKMVVEAEYMDYNDMLRITGLCEMDSKGDFFTWSNKQCANPIYSRIDRIIANVEWLQDNGNLQLNVLSPHISDHSLLYLSDPIRPRQRKRPFRFCNSWTSIEGFQEAVKVSWTKPMTGRPMEVLWKKLARLQPVLRTLNKPMTDMHMKIAEARNKLELAYNDLRNHQMEAHIMERIKICTEDLIKWNDMEATSLMQRTKINWIKMGDENNTYFQAYLKARDNTKSIQYLQKEDGSTVTSQ